One segment of Rhodospirillaceae bacterium DNA contains the following:
- the bioB gene encoding biotin synthase BioB, giving the protein MTSNSSPAPVNVTAPSGTASSDALRHDWQCEEILSLFDRPFNDLLFEAHSLHRRSFDPNRVQISTLLSIKTGGCPEDCKYCAQSARYDTDLEAEKLLAVEEVVREARKAKAVGATRFCMGAAWRNPKDRDLPCVLEMIREVKAMGLETCATLGMVTAEQAAALKEGGLDYYNHNVDTSEEFYGEIITTRTYQDRLDTLANVRAAGMKVCAGGILGMGEARKDRAGMLMTLANLPTHPESVPINLLIRVAGTPFEKSETVDPIEFVRTVAVARILMPQSVVRLSAGREHMTDEMQALCFFAGANSIFYGEKLLTAGNPEESADRALFERLGLKGEELSAPPDEHPHR; this is encoded by the coding sequence ATGACGTCGAACTCGTCCCCAGCCCCAGTTAATGTCACAGCCCCGTCAGGGACCGCTAGCAGCGACGCTCTCCGCCATGACTGGCAGTGCGAGGAAATTCTTTCTCTTTTTGATCGTCCCTTTAACGATCTTCTTTTTGAGGCGCATTCGCTGCACCGTCGCAGTTTCGATCCGAACCGCGTGCAGATCAGTACATTGCTCAGCATCAAGACGGGCGGTTGCCCGGAAGACTGCAAATATTGCGCGCAAAGTGCTCGCTACGATACCGATCTTGAGGCGGAAAAGCTCCTTGCCGTGGAAGAGGTCGTGCGCGAGGCGCGCAAAGCAAAAGCGGTGGGGGCGACGCGTTTTTGCATGGGGGCTGCCTGGCGCAATCCAAAGGACCGGGATCTTCCTTGCGTCCTTGAAATGATCCGCGAAGTGAAGGCGATGGGCCTTGAGACCTGCGCCACCCTCGGCATGGTGACGGCAGAACAGGCCGCCGCATTGAAGGAAGGCGGCCTGGATTATTACAATCACAACGTCGATACGTCGGAAGAATTCTATGGCGAGATCATCACGACGCGAACGTATCAGGATCGCCTCGACACCCTGGCCAATGTGCGCGCTGCGGGCATGAAAGTATGCGCGGGCGGTATTCTTGGCATGGGAGAAGCGCGCAAAGATCGTGCAGGCATGCTGATGACCCTTGCCAATTTGCCGACACACCCTGAGAGTGTACCCATCAACCTTTTGATACGGGTTGCCGGAACGCCATTTGAAAAGAGCGAAACGGTTGATCCGATTGAATTCGTGCGCACTGTGGCGGTTGCCCGGATTCTTATGCCGCAATCCGTCGTCCGTCTGTCGGCGGGGCGCGAACATATGACCGATGAGATGCAGGCCCTTTGCTTCTTTGCCGGCGCCAACTCGATCTTCTATGGCGAAAAACTACTGACTGCCGGCAACCCGGAGGAAAGCGCGGACCGCGCTCTTTTTGAACGTCTCGGTCTTAAGGGTGAAGAACTTTCCGCGCCGCCTGACGAACATCCGCATCGATGA
- a CDS encoding adenosylmethionine--8-amino-7-oxononanoate transaminase, which produces MPGRHSEHLWLPYTQMATETPPLEAVATEGTRIRLKDGRELIDGIASWWTACHGYNHPHIQRAVAHQLEAFPHIMFGGFLHEPSVRLADRLVALLPSGLSRVFFSESGSVAIDIALKLAVQYWTNRGQTGRDRFVAFRRGYHGDTLGAMAVSDPGVGFHDRKHFGDYIPEQFFVDVPDDAEGAKRFEDFLACNANRIAGVILEPLVQAVGGMRFHSSETLRWISQACTRQGVLFIADEIATGFGRTGALFACEEAGITPDILCLAKALTGGTLPLAATVATSEVFDAFYGEDPEKAFLHGPTFMANPLACAAANASLDLFESEPRLEQVAAIAAHLRSALAPCRAFSGVCDVRVKGAIGVVQLEGEVDHDWLRGRFIEEGVWIRPFGDMVYLMPPFVISEEELACLTDAIVKVVGEWSVQKRA; this is translated from the coding sequence ATGCCGGGGCGGCATTCAGAACATCTTTGGCTGCCCTATACCCAGATGGCGACGGAAACGCCGCCCCTGGAAGCGGTGGCGACGGAAGGCACACGCATTCGCCTTAAAGATGGCCGCGAACTTATTGATGGCATTGCGTCCTGGTGGACGGCCTGTCACGGTTACAACCACCCCCATATCCAAAGGGCGGTTGCCCACCAGCTTGAAGCCTTTCCCCATATCATGTTCGGCGGATTTCTTCATGAACCGTCGGTGCGTCTTGCGGACCGCCTTGTCGCGCTGTTGCCGTCGGGGCTGTCGCGCGTCTTCTTTTCTGAATCCGGCTCTGTCGCGATCGACATTGCGCTAAAACTTGCGGTCCAATATTGGACCAATCGGGGCCAGACCGGGCGCGACCGTTTTGTTGCATTTCGTCGTGGCTATCATGGCGACACGCTGGGGGCGATGGCTGTCTCGGACCCCGGTGTCGGCTTTCATGACCGCAAGCATTTTGGCGATTACATTCCCGAACAATTTTTTGTGGACGTTCCTGACGATGCCGAAGGGGCGAAGCGTTTCGAGGATTTTCTGGCGTGTAACGCGAACAGAATTGCGGGTGTCATTCTAGAGCCGCTTGTTCAGGCGGTTGGCGGCATGCGGTTTCATTCTTCTGAAACCCTGCGTTGGATATCGCAAGCCTGCACCCGCCAGGGCGTGCTTTTCATCGCCGACGAAATTGCCACGGGCTTTGGGCGTACAGGCGCGCTTTTTGCGTGCGAGGAGGCAGGCATCACGCCGGACATTTTGTGCCTTGCAAAGGCGCTGACCGGCGGCACGCTTCCCCTGGCGGCGACGGTTGCGACGTCTGAGGTTTTTGACGCTTTCTATGGGGAAGACCCGGAAAAAGCCTTCCTGCACGGCCCCACCTTTATGGCCAACCCACTGGCCTGCGCTGCGGCGAACGCGTCCCTCGATTTGTTTGAGAGCGAGCCGCGGCTCGAACAGGTGGCGGCGATTGCGGCGCATTTGCGTTCCGCGCTCGCGCCATGCCGTGCCTTTTCCGGCGTTTGCGACGTGCGCGTGAAGGGGGCTATCGGTGTTGTTCAGCTTGAAGGCGAGGTCGATCACGACTGGTTGCGCGGTCGTTTTATCGAAGAAGGGGTCTGGATTCGCCCCTTCGGCGACATGGTTTATCTGATGCCGCCCTTTGTGATCTCAGAAGAAGAATTGGCCTGTCTTACAGACGCCATCGTCAAGGTGGTTGGTGAGTGGTCGGTGCAAAAGCGGGCATAA
- the nudF gene encoding ADP-ribose diphosphatase (ADP-sugar pyrophosphatase; catalyzes the formation of D-ribose 5-phosphate from ADP-ribose; can also act on ADP-mannose and ADP-glucose), whose translation MRTMTKGKKPQVSILQKQTAFQGYFRINRYFLRHTLHEGGWSDEVKREVFERGHAAGVLGYDPDRDEVLLIEQFRIGAFVANRPAWVTEIVAGIIEEGESPEVVVRREAVEEAGLEVGELIPIADYLVSPGGTSETMALFCGHMDLKDAGGIHGLDHEQEDIRVLPTPRKEAMRLLKEGCLNNSMTIIALQWLALNVDDLRKRWASA comes from the coding sequence ATGAGGACGATGACCAAGGGAAAAAAGCCGCAGGTTTCTATCCTGCAAAAACAAACCGCCTTTCAGGGCTATTTCCGCATCAACCGCTATTTTCTGCGCCACACGCTCCACGAAGGGGGGTGGAGTGACGAGGTCAAGCGGGAGGTGTTCGAGCGTGGGCACGCAGCCGGCGTTCTCGGCTACGACCCGGACCGGGACGAAGTGTTGCTGATTGAACAGTTCCGGATCGGCGCCTTTGTCGCCAACCGTCCTGCCTGGGTCACCGAAATCGTCGCCGGCATCATCGAGGAAGGCGAAAGCCCAGAGGTGGTTGTCCGCCGCGAGGCGGTCGAAGAAGCCGGACTGGAAGTCGGCGAACTGATCCCGATTGCCGATTACCTGGTAAGTCCAGGCGGCACGTCGGAAACGATGGCGCTTTTCTGCGGCCACATGGATCTGAAGGACGCCGGCGGCATTCACGGCCTGGATCACGAGCAGGAAGACATCCGCGTCCTGCCAACGCCCAGAAAAGAGGCCATGCGCCTGCTAAAAGAAGGGTGTCTCAACAATTCGATGACCATTATCGCGCTGCAATGGCTGGCGCTGAACGTGGACGATTTGCGCAAACGCTGGGCAAGCGCATGA
- a CDS encoding NADP-dependent oxidoreductase, with protein MLNTNLQIILAQNPVGKFSGKDFEIRKAAVPRPKKGQFLVRNLYLSLDPANRLWASPFASYTPPVGLGEVMRGFTVSEVIESKHPKFKPGDIVQGMDGWQEYAISNGVNYNEKGKVDTWNLKAVVKAGLPISTGLSVLGTTGMAAYVGVIKTGQPKRGETVLISGAAGATGSIAGQIAKIKGCRVVGIAGSDAKCKILRKEFGFDATINYKTQNLDKAIAKTCPKGIDIYFDNVGGDTLNIALTHINDHARVVICGAISQYTTLEKGIQGPSNYGYLLFKRARMEGFIVLDHYVKDRGKMEADLIRWLKAGKIHYRDEVVSSLKNAPKVINRLYDGRNMGKLTVKIGKEPKMLGRATPARKPSKVKRKASTPKRKVTKAKRR; from the coding sequence ATGTTGAACACCAATCTTCAGATTATCCTCGCTCAAAATCCGGTCGGTAAGTTCAGCGGCAAAGATTTCGAAATCCGTAAGGCAGCTGTTCCACGTCCGAAGAAGGGGCAGTTTCTTGTCCGCAACCTTTACCTTTCCCTGGATCCGGCAAACCGTCTTTGGGCGTCCCCCTTTGCCAGCTATACGCCGCCGGTTGGGCTTGGCGAGGTGATGCGCGGCTTTACGGTCAGCGAAGTCATTGAATCAAAACATCCAAAATTCAAGCCAGGCGACATCGTCCAGGGGATGGACGGTTGGCAGGAATATGCCATTTCGAACGGGGTCAATTACAACGAGAAAGGCAAGGTCGATACCTGGAACCTGAAGGCCGTCGTCAAGGCCGGTCTGCCCATTTCGACGGGGCTTAGCGTTCTTGGCACGACCGGGATGGCAGCCTATGTAGGGGTCATCAAAACCGGCCAGCCGAAACGCGGCGAAACGGTGCTGATCTCCGGCGCTGCGGGGGCGACGGGCTCCATCGCTGGCCAGATCGCGAAAATCAAGGGCTGCCGTGTCGTCGGCATCGCCGGTTCCGATGCAAAATGCAAAATACTTCGCAAGGAATTCGGCTTTGACGCGACGATCAACTACAAAACCCAGAATCTGGACAAGGCCATCGCCAAGACCTGCCCGAAAGGCATCGATATCTATTTCGATAACGTTGGCGGCGATACGCTGAACATTGCGCTGACCCACATCAACGATCACGCGCGCGTTGTTATTTGTGGAGCAATTTCCCAATACACGACGTTGGAAAAAGGCATCCAGGGGCCATCAAATTACGGCTATTTGCTGTTCAAGCGGGCGCGCATGGAAGGCTTTATCGTTCTCGATCATTACGTCAAGGATCGGGGAAAAATGGAGGCGGACTTAATCCGATGGCTCAAGGCGGGGAAGATCCACTACCGCGACGAGGTCGTGAGCAGCCTGAAAAACGCGCCGAAGGTTATCAATCGCCTTTACGATGGGCGGAACATGGGCAAGCTTACGGTCAAGATTGGAAAAGAGCCGAAGATGCTTGGCCGTGCAACGCCGGCGCGCAAACCTTCCAAAGTAAAACGCAAAGCCAGCACGCCAAAACGTAAAGTCACCAAAGCAAAACGTCGCTAG
- a CDS encoding phosphotransferase family protein produces the protein MEPGLRTRLENFIAEATSAKSVALLALEPLSGGAVQENWRLDVEFADGPYRGKRAWVLRATAPAGIPNSHSRAEEFALLETAHGAGVLVPKPLFLCNEKSVFGRDFFIMERLSGLAAGHRLVRDENLDGEGLLRHLGTELGHIHGIRPPPCQALGFLDLPEVSPALEAVRRLRAQIEAHPQPHPVFEWGLRWLEQHAPEAQAVVLCHRDFRTGNYLVEAGKLTGLLDWEFAGWGDPMEDVGWFCAKCWRFGANAREAGGIGSREAFYRAYEEASGLLIVPPSVHYWEVMAHLRWGVIAVQQCGRHLSGKRPSLELALTGRLVAEMELEILALIERADRGEEA, from the coding sequence ATCGAGCCCGGTTTGCGCACCCGCCTGGAGAATTTTATCGCCGAGGCCACCAGCGCAAAATCGGTGGCCCTGCTTGCGTTGGAGCCTCTTTCCGGGGGCGCCGTTCAGGAAAACTGGCGCCTTGATGTTGAATTTGCCGACGGACCCTATCGGGGAAAACGGGCGTGGGTGCTGCGTGCCACGGCACCGGCCGGCATTCCGAACAGCCATAGCCGGGCCGAGGAATTCGCTCTGCTTGAAACGGCCCACGGGGCGGGGGTGCTGGTGCCGAAGCCGCTTTTTTTGTGCAACGAGAAAAGCGTATTCGGGCGGGATTTTTTCATCATGGAACGCCTTTCTGGCCTTGCTGCCGGCCACCGCCTGGTTCGCGATGAAAACCTGGACGGCGAGGGGCTGTTGCGGCACCTCGGCACCGAACTTGGGCACATTCACGGCATCCGCCCACCACCATGCCAAGCGCTTGGGTTTCTCGATCTGCCGGAAGTGTCGCCGGCCCTTGAAGCGGTCCGTCGCCTGCGGGCCCAAATTGAGGCCCATCCACAGCCGCACCCGGTTTTTGAATGGGGCTTACGCTGGCTTGAACAACACGCGCCGGAAGCTCAGGCCGTGGTTCTTTGCCACCGCGACTTCCGTACCGGCAATTACCTTGTCGAAGCGGGTAAACTTACCGGCCTGCTCGATTGGGAATTCGCCGGTTGGGGGGACCCGATGGAGGATGTGGGCTGGTTCTGCGCAAAATGTTGGCGTTTTGGGGCCAATGCCCGCGAGGCAGGCGGGATCGGCTCGCGCGAGGCTTTTTATCGGGCCTATGAAGAGGCCTCCGGCCTTTTGATTGTGCCGCCTTCCGTTCATTATTGGGAGGTCATGGCGCATTTGCGTTGGGGGGTCATCGCGGTTCAACAATGCGGCCGGCATCTGAGTGGCAAGCGTCCTTCGCTGGAACTTGCGTTGACCGGTCGGCTTGTGGCTGAAATGGAGCTTGAGATTCTTGCCCTTATCGAACGGGCGGATCGGGGAGAAGAGGCCTGA
- the bioD gene encoding dethiobiotin synthase, which yields MRSFFITSSGTDVGKTFVAALLARQLQKRGLRTELLKPVITGFVIGDKNCDSAILIESLGHAAEAERIVAISPWRFHDPISPDMAAQREGRAIDFDELVRFSRTNPISGKVAPDFRFVEGIGGVMVPLTEKKTVLDWTRALGYPVLLVVGSYLGSLNHSLTSALALERSGVEIAGVIVSESTHQPVPMNDTIQTLSRFLPRVPMLALPRLAGGLEAWQEAPDLVTPLFMETSRPRQPVPPKET from the coding sequence ATGCGGTCGTTTTTCATCACCTCTTCCGGCACCGATGTCGGCAAAACCTTTGTTGCCGCCCTTCTCGCCCGTCAGCTTCAAAAGCGTGGATTGCGAACGGAATTGCTCAAACCGGTCATTACCGGATTTGTCATCGGTGACAAGAATTGCGACAGCGCCATTCTCATCGAAAGCCTTGGCCATGCCGCCGAGGCCGAACGCATCGTCGCGATTTCGCCATGGCGATTCCACGATCCCATTTCCCCCGATATGGCGGCGCAACGAGAGGGCCGCGCGATTGATTTTGACGAACTGGTGCGCTTTTCCAGGACAAACCCAATTTCAGGCAAGGTGGCGCCGGATTTTCGTTTTGTCGAGGGGATCGGCGGCGTCATGGTGCCGCTTACGGAGAAAAAGACCGTCCTGGACTGGACCCGGGCCCTTGGCTATCCGGTTCTTCTTGTTGTCGGCAGCTATCTTGGTAGTCTCAATCACAGCCTGACTTCGGCACTGGCCCTAGAGCGCAGCGGCGTCGAAATTGCCGGCGTTATCGTGAGCGAATCAACGCATCAGCCGGTGCCCATGAACGATACCATCCAGACGCTTTCGCGCTTCCTCCCCCGCGTGCCGATGCTGGCGCTACCCCGCCTGGCTGGCGGCCTGGAAGCATGGCAAGAGGCTCCGGACCTGGTGACACCGCTTTTCATGGAGACATCACGGCCACGCCAGCCGGTGCCACCCAAGGAGACATGA
- a CDS encoding acyl-CoA dehydrogenase: MVDFTLSPEIRDFQKRIHAFVADRILPLESDPSAYDDHENIAPERLEGLRTAAKREGLWALQMPKSRGGQGLGVVGMAIAYEEMGRSIFGPVVFNAAAPDDGNMLLLNRVGTEAQKDRWLQPIIDGDVRSAFAMTEPMPGSGSDPAAMRTTATKTGKEWIVHGEKWFTTGAMGARHFILVARTSDNPRRGLSAFLFDSDQPGWEVTRRTPIMGPEEHGGHCELRFDGLAIPDANRLLEIGDGLKVTQIRLGTARLTHCMRWLGMAKRALEIAGDYICERESFGTKLADHEGVQWMMGEAAKEIAVGRLLTLHAAWKLDQGDFARKEVAMAKIQVADTLHKAVDTAMQLCGARGYSKDMPLEWMYRYARQARLVDGASEVHKMVLARFLLKEGADFWSWE, from the coding sequence ATGGTCGATTTCACGCTTTCTCCGGAAATTCGCGATTTTCAGAAACGCATCCACGCCTTTGTTGCCGATCGGATTTTGCCCCTTGAATCGGATCCGAGTGCCTATGACGACCATGAAAACATCGCACCCGAACGGCTGGAGGGCTTGCGCACGGCGGCAAAACGCGAAGGCCTCTGGGCGCTGCAAATGCCGAAATCGCGTGGCGGCCAGGGCCTTGGCGTCGTTGGCATGGCGATCGCTTATGAGGAAATGGGGCGATCAATCTTCGGGCCCGTCGTCTTCAACGCCGCAGCGCCTGATGACGGCAATATGCTTTTGCTGAACCGCGTCGGCACGGAGGCGCAAAAGGACCGTTGGCTGCAACCGATCATCGATGGCGATGTCCGGTCCGCCTTTGCGATGACGGAACCGATGCCGGGTTCAGGCTCGGACCCGGCCGCCATGCGGACGACGGCGACGAAAACGGGAAAGGAATGGATCGTTCATGGGGAAAAATGGTTCACGACAGGGGCCATGGGGGCCAGGCATTTTATCCTTGTGGCGCGCACGTCGGACAATCCAAGACGGGGCTTGAGCGCCTTTCTCTTTGATAGTGATCAGCCGGGCTGGGAAGTGACGCGCCGCACGCCGATCATGGGGCCGGAGGAACATGGCGGCCATTGCGAACTTCGCTTTGACGGCCTTGCGATCCCGGACGCGAACCGGCTGCTTGAAATTGGTGACGGTCTGAAGGTCACGCAGATCCGCCTTGGCACGGCACGGCTGACGCACTGCATGCGCTGGCTGGGGATGGCCAAGCGGGCGCTGGAAATTGCCGGCGACTACATCTGCGAGCGCGAGAGCTTTGGAACAAAACTTGCCGACCACGAAGGCGTCCAATGGATGATGGGCGAGGCGGCGAAGGAAATCGCCGTCGGTCGGCTGCTCACCCTGCACGCAGCCTGGAAGCTGGATCAGGGCGATTTTGCCCGCAAGGAAGTTGCGATGGCCAAGATTCAGGTGGCGGATACCCTGCACAAGGCGGTCGATACGGCGATGCAGCTTTGTGGGGCGCGTGGCTATTCAAAGGATATGCCGCTTGAGTGGATGTACCGCTATGCCCGACAGGCGCGTCTCGTCGATGGCGCGTCCGAGGTCCACAAGATGGTTTTGGCACGCTTTTTGTTGAAAGAAGGCGCGGATTTCTGGTCGTGGGAGTGA
- a CDS encoding UDP-N-acetyl-D-glucosamine dehydrogenase gives MEKIRTAVIGVGYFGKFHADKYAGLALSEFTAVADSDPARAREIAEKHGVSFVSDYRDLLGKVDAVSIAVPTPFHYEVAKAFLENGVHVLIEKPITGDLAEADELIRLAAENGLVLQVGHLERFSAARLGLEGVINRPLFIECNRIAAFKPRGTDVSVTLDMMIHDIDMIQYLVKSPISEVDAAGAPVFSGEEDIVNARLHFENGCIANVTASRISMKNERKMRIFQHDAYLMIDFVNKKVVVARKGEGESLPGVPKIDVEEHTYEDEDILEREIDAFLKSIAEGRPPLVSGEDGRHALETALLINESLKLHASRSQALGAKGTLPG, from the coding sequence ATGGAGAAAATAAGAACGGCTGTCATCGGGGTTGGCTATTTCGGTAAATTTCACGCTGACAAATATGCGGGTCTTGCCCTTTCGGAATTTACCGCTGTCGCCGACAGCGATCCGGCACGCGCCAGGGAAATTGCCGAAAAACACGGTGTGTCGTTCGTTTCCGACTATCGGGACCTGCTTGGCAAGGTCGATGCGGTCAGCATCGCCGTGCCGACACCCTTTCATTACGAGGTCGCCAAGGCTTTTCTTGAAAACGGCGTGCATGTTCTGATTGAAAAGCCAATCACAGGCGACCTTGCCGAGGCCGACGAGTTGATCCGTCTGGCAGCGGAAAACGGCCTTGTGCTTCAGGTCGGGCATCTTGAGCGATTTTCGGCGGCCCGGCTCGGACTCGAAGGGGTGATTAATCGGCCTCTTTTTATCGAATGCAACCGTATCGCTGCTTTCAAGCCGCGCGGCACGGATGTCAGCGTGACTCTGGACATGATGATTCACGACATTGACATGATCCAATATCTCGTCAAATCGCCAATATCCGAGGTCGATGCGGCCGGGGCGCCGGTTTTTTCAGGGGAGGAAGATATCGTCAATGCGCGGCTTCACTTTGAAAATGGCTGCATTGCAAATGTGACGGCAAGCCGTATCAGCATGAAGAACGAGCGCAAGATGCGTATCTTTCAACACGATGCCTATCTCATGATCGACTTTGTGAACAAAAAAGTGGTCGTCGCCCGGAAGGGGGAAGGGGAAAGCCTTCCCGGCGTTCCGAAAATTGACGTTGAAGAGCACACGTATGAAGACGAGGACATTCTAGAACGCGAAATCGATGCGTTTCTGAAATCCATTGCGGAAGGTCGCCCCCCCCTCGTCAGCGGTGAAGACGGTCGCCACGCCCTTGAAACGGCCTTGTTGATTAACGAGAGCCTGAAACTGCATGCGAGCCGCAGCCAGGCTCTTGGTGCAAAAGGGACGCTGCCTGGTTAA
- a CDS encoding cysteine synthase A: MDIRDGLLGTIGNTPLIRLKGPSEATGCEILAKAEFLNPGGSIKDRTALFIVQDAEKRGLLRPGGVIVEGTAGNTGIGLALVGNALGYRTVIVMPETQSQEKIDMLKMCGAEIHLAPAVPYANPENYVPASERLAKELAEKEPNGAIWANQFDNLANRDGHYRTTGPEIWEQTDGKIDAFTCATGTGGTLAGVGMALKERNPAIKIVLADPMGSALFNHFDHGELKAEGSSITEGIGQGRITKNLNGAPIDDWLRVTDEEALPLIFDLVKSEGLLVGGSSGINIGAAIKIAKEMGPGHRIVTLITDTGARYQSKLFNPKFLRAKNLPVPEWM, translated from the coding sequence ATGGACATCCGGGACGGACTCCTAGGCACAATCGGCAACACACCGCTTATTCGCCTCAAAGGTCCGTCGGAAGCAACCGGCTGCGAAATCTTGGCAAAGGCGGAATTTCTCAATCCCGGCGGCTCCATCAAGGACCGAACGGCACTTTTCATCGTTCAGGACGCGGAGAAACGCGGTCTTCTAAGGCCGGGGGGCGTCATCGTCGAAGGAACGGCAGGCAACACCGGCATCGGGCTGGCACTGGTTGGCAACGCCCTTGGTTATCGCACGGTCATCGTCATGCCGGAGACCCAAAGCCAGGAAAAGATCGACATGCTAAAAATGTGCGGTGCCGAAATTCACCTTGCGCCCGCAGTCCCCTACGCAAATCCGGAAAATTACGTCCCCGCCTCCGAACGCCTGGCGAAAGAACTGGCCGAGAAAGAGCCGAACGGCGCCATCTGGGCGAACCAATTCGACAACCTTGCCAACCGCGACGGCCATTATCGGACAACCGGGCCCGAAATCTGGGAGCAAACGGACGGCAAAATCGATGCCTTTACCTGCGCCACCGGGACGGGCGGCACCCTGGCCGGGGTGGGCATGGCCCTGAAAGAGCGGAACCCGGCGATAAAAATCGTGCTCGCCGACCCAATGGGCTCGGCCCTTTTCAACCATTTCGACCATGGCGAACTGAAGGCAGAGGGTTCCTCGATCACCGAGGGAATTGGCCAGGGGCGCATTACCAAAAACCTCAACGGCGCCCCGATCGACGACTGGCTGCGCGTCACCGATGAGGAGGCCCTGCCGCTGATCTTCGACCTCGTCAAATCCGAAGGGCTGCTGGTCGGCGGATCAAGCGGCATCAATATCGGCGCGGCAATAAAAATTGCCAAAGAAATGGGCCCCGGCCATCGCATCGTTACGCTGATTACCGATACCGGTGCCCGCTACCAAAGCAAGCTTTTCAATCCAAAATTCCTGCGCGCAAAAAACCTGCCTGTGCCGGAGTGGATGTAA
- the purU gene encoding formyltetrahydrofolate deformylase, which yields MDSEKERSILTIACPDRTGIVAAVAGFLANQDCFIAESSHFGDMKTGKFFMRTVYLRGAKTPSQTALFAKFSEIAKPFQMDWDIYDARARPKVLILVSRFDHCLNDLLYRYRTGALGMDIPAIVSNHPDLAELANWHRIPFHHFLVTEKTKGEQEARILALIEESGAELVILARYMQILTPEFCRRLSGRIINIHHSFLPGFKGAKPYQQAHERGVKLIGATAHYVTPNLDEGPIIEQEVERVDHAGTIKEFIHVGRDIESVVLARAVRYHLERRVLLHGKKTVVFR from the coding sequence ATGGATTCTGAAAAAGAGCGCTCCATCCTGACGATTGCCTGTCCGGACCGGACGGGGATTGTCGCCGCCGTTGCCGGCTTTCTAGCAAACCAGGACTGCTTTATTGCCGAATCGTCTCATTTTGGTGACATGAAGACCGGGAAGTTTTTCATGCGGACGGTCTATCTGCGCGGGGCGAAGACGCCTTCCCAGACGGCGCTTTTTGCGAAATTTTCCGAGATCGCCAAGCCTTTCCAGATGGATTGGGATATTTATGACGCGCGCGCGCGCCCAAAGGTCCTCATCCTGGTTTCGCGGTTCGATCATTGCCTGAACGATCTGCTTTACCGTTACCGGACGGGGGCGCTTGGGATGGATATCCCGGCGATCGTTTCAAACCACCCGGATCTGGCCGAGCTTGCCAACTGGCATCGCATTCCCTTTCACCATTTCCTGGTCACCGAGAAGACGAAAGGTGAGCAGGAAGCTAGAATTCTGGCCCTTATCGAGGAAAGCGGTGCCGAACTTGTTATTCTTGCGCGCTATATGCAAATTCTGACGCCGGAGTTTTGCCGGAGGTTGTCGGGGCGTATCATCAACATTCACCATTCCTTCCTGCCAGGGTTCAAAGGAGCGAAACCCTACCAGCAGGCTCACGAACGCGGCGTGAAACTGATTGGCGCAACGGCGCATTACGTCACCCCCAATCTTGACGAGGGGCCGATCATCGAGCAGGAAGTCGAGCGTGTAGACCATGCCGGCACGATCAAGGAATTCATCCATGTTGGCCGGGACATCGAAAGCGTCGTGCTGGCACGCGCGGTGCGCTATCACCTCGAACGTCGCGTTCTCCTGCACGGAAAAAAGACAGTCGTCTTCCGGTAG